From a region of the Campylobacter sp. genome:
- a CDS encoding sulfite exporter TauE/SafE family protein, whose amino-acid sequence MFFEYILIGACVGFISGFFGIGGGTVVVPVMMLFGYDVKYAIGISIMQMIFSSIFGSFVNFKSKMLDVAPALVLGLGGFCGALSSGFIVSYFSSKFLLGTLILVQIINLIKLFKTPTEPTGEANESKILLFIVGLFVGAVAISVGIGGAVFVMPILISFLNYDIKKAVSTGLFFVIFSSSAGFLSLSAHGLVYYKIGALLGIGSLAGVYAGVKTSHKIGKKAQKRWMIALIVTILCVTIKKFIVLN is encoded by the coding sequence ATGTTTTTTGAATACATTTTAATCGGCGCCTGCGTAGGCTTTATCAGCGGATTTTTTGGCATCGGCGGCGGCACCGTCGTGGTGCCCGTGATGATGCTCTTCGGCTACGACGTCAAGTACGCCATCGGCATCAGCATCATGCAGATGATCTTCAGCTCGATTTTCGGCTCGTTCGTAAATTTTAAAAGCAAAATGCTCGACGTCGCGCCCGCGCTGGTGCTGGGGCTCGGGGGCTTTTGCGGCGCGCTTAGCAGCGGCTTTATCGTAAGCTATTTTTCGTCAAAATTCCTTCTGGGCACGCTTATTTTGGTGCAGATCATAAATTTAATCAAACTCTTTAAAACCCCGACCGAGCCCACTGGCGAGGCCAACGAATCTAAAATTTTGCTCTTTATCGTGGGGCTGTTCGTCGGCGCCGTGGCGATCAGCGTGGGTATCGGCGGCGCGGTATTCGTGATGCCTATTTTGATCAGCTTTTTAAACTACGACATCAAAAAGGCCGTCAGTACGGGGCTATTTTTCGTGATATTTTCCTCAAGCGCGGGCTTTCTGAGCCTTTCCGCGCACGGGCTCGTGTACTACAAGATCGGCGCGTTGCTAGGCATCGGCTCGCTAGCGGGCGTTTACGCGGGCGTCAAAACCTCGCACAAGATCGGCAAAAAGGCTCAAAAGCGCTGGATGATCGCGCTTATCGTCACGATACTTTGCGTGACGATCAAAAAATTTATCGTCCTAAACTAG